The following coding sequences are from one Solea solea chromosome 4, fSolSol10.1, whole genome shotgun sequence window:
- the tmem248 gene encoding transmembrane protein 248 isoform X2: MVYLLNPIENLRNYINNRPPLVIFMISVSAVAIAFLTIGYFFKIKEIKSPELTEDWNTFLLRFNDLDFCVSENETIKHGLNESTTPESMVVTSGQARSSTQAPLLLEDSGPINISVPITLTLDPQRPFGGYSRNITHLYATVLGQQVGLSSREAHEEINITFTLPLSWNSDECVLHGHCEQVVFSTCMTITAASNIFPVTVQPPHCVPETYTNATSWYKVFTTVRDSDTKYSQDYNPFWCYKGAIGKVYHALNPKLTVIVPDDDRSLINLHLMHTSYFLFVMVITMFCYAVIKGRPGKVRQTNPDFCPEKVALSES; encoded by the exons atg gttTACCTGTTGAACCCTATAGAGAACCTGAGAAACTACATCAACAACCGTCCACCGCTGGTCATTTTTATGATCAGTGTCAGTGCGGTGGCCATCGCCTTCCTGACCATCGGGTATTTCTTCAAGATTAAAGAGATCAAGTCTCCAGAGTTGACAGAG gACTGGAACACGTTTCTGCTGCGCTTCAACGACCTGGACTTCTGCGTGTCGGAGAACGAAACGATAAAGCACGGCCTGAACGAGTCGACCACGCCCGAGAGCATGGTGGTGACCAGCGGCCAGGCTCGATCCAGCACCCAGGCCCCTCTCCTGCTGGAGGACTCGGGCCCCATCAACATCTCAGTCCCCATCACACTCACGCTGGACCCGCAGCGCCCGTTTGGAGGCTACTCTCGCAATATCACCCACCTGTACGCCACAGTGCTGGGGCAGCAAGTTGGTCTTTCTA gccggGAAGCCCATGAAGAAATAAACATCACGTTCACCCTGCCTTTATCCTGGAACTCAGACGAGTGTGTGCTGCACGGACACTGCGAGCAGGTGGTGTTCAGCACTTGCATGACCATCACAGCGGCCAGCAATATCTTCCCAGTCACAGT gCAGCCGCCACACTGTGTGCCAGAGACGTACACCAACGCCACGTCCTGGTACAAGGTCTTCACCACGGTCCGTGACTCGGACACCAAATACAGTCAGGACTACAACCCGTTCTGGTGTTACAAAGGAGCCATCGGCAAGGTGTACCATGCGCTCAACCCGAAGCTGACTGTCATCGTGCCAGAC GACGACCGTTCTCTCATCAACCTGCATCTGATGCACACAagctacttcctgtttgtcaTGGTCATCACGATGTTCTGCTACGCAGTCATCAAAGGGCGCCCAGGCAAAGTACGACAAACCAACCCCGACTTCTGCCCAGAGAAG GTGGCGCTGTCAGAGAGTTAA
- the tmem248 gene encoding transmembrane protein 248 isoform X1, translated as MVYLLNPIENLRNYINNRPPLVIFMISVSAVAIAFLTIGYFFKIKEIKSPELTEDWNTFLLRFNDLDFCVSENETIKHGLNESTTPESMVVTSGQARSSTQAPLLLEDSGPINISVPITLTLDPQRPFGGYSRNITHLYATVLGQQVGLSSREAHEEINITFTLPLSWNSDECVLHGHCEQVVFSTCMTITAASNIFPVTVQPPHCVPETYTNATSWYKVFTTVRDSDTKYSQDYNPFWCYKGAIGKVYHALNPKLTVIVPDDDRSLINLHLMHTSYFLFVMVITMFCYAVIKGRPGKVRQTNPDFCPEKVHQTPAVLYDLNRWRCQRVKMTSERYVRT; from the exons atg gttTACCTGTTGAACCCTATAGAGAACCTGAGAAACTACATCAACAACCGTCCACCGCTGGTCATTTTTATGATCAGTGTCAGTGCGGTGGCCATCGCCTTCCTGACCATCGGGTATTTCTTCAAGATTAAAGAGATCAAGTCTCCAGAGTTGACAGAG gACTGGAACACGTTTCTGCTGCGCTTCAACGACCTGGACTTCTGCGTGTCGGAGAACGAAACGATAAAGCACGGCCTGAACGAGTCGACCACGCCCGAGAGCATGGTGGTGACCAGCGGCCAGGCTCGATCCAGCACCCAGGCCCCTCTCCTGCTGGAGGACTCGGGCCCCATCAACATCTCAGTCCCCATCACACTCACGCTGGACCCGCAGCGCCCGTTTGGAGGCTACTCTCGCAATATCACCCACCTGTACGCCACAGTGCTGGGGCAGCAAGTTGGTCTTTCTA gccggGAAGCCCATGAAGAAATAAACATCACGTTCACCCTGCCTTTATCCTGGAACTCAGACGAGTGTGTGCTGCACGGACACTGCGAGCAGGTGGTGTTCAGCACTTGCATGACCATCACAGCGGCCAGCAATATCTTCCCAGTCACAGT gCAGCCGCCACACTGTGTGCCAGAGACGTACACCAACGCCACGTCCTGGTACAAGGTCTTCACCACGGTCCGTGACTCGGACACCAAATACAGTCAGGACTACAACCCGTTCTGGTGTTACAAAGGAGCCATCGGCAAGGTGTACCATGCGCTCAACCCGAAGCTGACTGTCATCGTGCCAGAC GACGACCGTTCTCTCATCAACCTGCATCTGATGCACACAagctacttcctgtttgtcaTGGTCATCACGATGTTCTGCTACGCAGTCATCAAAGGGCGCCCAGGCAAAGTACGACAAACCAACCCCGACTTCTGCCCAGAGAAGGTACATCAGACACCAGCAGTGCTATATGACCTCAACAG GTGGCGCTGTCAGAGAGTTAAAATGACGTCGGAGCGTTACGTCAGAACGTAA